In Helianthus annuus cultivar XRQ/B chromosome 9, HanXRQr2.0-SUNRISE, whole genome shotgun sequence, the following are encoded in one genomic region:
- the LOC110876031 gene encoding glutamic acid-rich protein-like gives MKEASYADELKTLASFKETRNEWFLKEEKKKRSRKATPKVQKEEGSSSKPQKKRQKKVVETMLVDESEEEDEAVDEDSEKAIGENDGDDSSSSSSEEEIDETERAKRIKAEIGKEKKLKRKRKEDKDDELYNPSPEQIIESQTPPSSGGRKKASARKQVMSPQAARRKLIVRLPKRTLKTKSSQPPSPSPPPEPSPPQSPHKSPPKQPTPPPSPPPHFSPLHQSPPHLSPPHQTSIQEQPVVTSQQIFQTPPSTQPPVQTTPGSSGFRNFPNIPMNVNIGLDDIGDFDFANNEQKVEADQTEVDILKVKVVELEEEKARRDEQNKYFELKNKELEVVKAMKEHEIYMMNKVLENMLGKSVEQRFEEIEVEEVRARRPAEIDAQMKNKGKGVEGVSEIAERLIVPSSVSELPIQNPRPISVVSGIFEEDVLIDNVINDQEVVDEDNDEEDDDEEDDDEDKVDDADDVFSASSHSDDDDDDNGQGGTSVKVTEASNEENVDDFLHDDVNEEPEGAEGEGENYKYVDEVDNYDRVEVKDCTDEESVNEDTSNFPTLVEFFSQGNVDELRRKVSECLKDKNFDGTVKNAQKEERKKWFRKCNERKFKRPLKYYKRDRDVSL, from the exons atgaaagaagcgAGTTATGCTGATGAGTTGAAAACACTTGCAAGCTTCAAAGAAACTAGAAACGAGTGGTTCTtgaaagaagagaaaaagaaaaggagCAGAAAAGCAACTCCAAAAGTTCAAAAAGAGGAGGGTTCATCTTCTAAACCTCAGAAAAAGCGTCAAAAGAAGGTTGTTGAAACCATGCTTGTTGATGAatcagaagaagaagatgaagctGTAGACGAAG ATTCAGAGAAGGCAATTGGTGAAAATGATGGTGACGAtagttcatcaagttcatctGAAGAAGAAATTGATGAAACAGAACGTGCGAAGAGAATTAAAGCTGAAATTGGAAAAGAGAAAAAGCTCAAGAGAAAGAGGAAAGAAGATAAAGATGATGAATTGTACAATCCATCTCCTGAGCAGATTATTGAATCTCAAACGCCTCCATCATCTGGTGGCAGGAAGAAAGCTAGTGCAAGAAAGCAAGTGATGTCTCCACAAGCAGCGAGGAGAAAGTTGATCGTGAGACTACCTAAACGCACACTGAAAACAAAATCTAgccaaccaccatcaccatcaccaccacctgaacCATCACCACCTCAATCACCACATAAAtcaccaccaaaacaacctacaccaccaccatcaccgccaccacATTTTTCACCACTACATCAATCACCACCACATCTTTCACCACCACATCAAACATCAATCCAAGAACAACCTGTTGTTACTTCCCAACAAATTTTCCAAACACCACCATCCACACAACCACCTGTCCAAACAACTCCTGGATCTTCTGGATTCAGAAATTTTCCAAACATCCCTATGAATGTGAATATTGGTCTTGACGATATTGGAGATTTTGACTTTGCAAATAATGAACAA AAAGTTGAAGCTGATCAGACAGAGGTTGATATTCTTAAAGTAAAAGTTGTTGAATTAGAAGAAGAGAAAGCACGCAGAGATGAGCAGAACAAATACTTCGAGTTAAAGAACAAAGAGTTGGAAGTTGTTAAGGCAATGAAAGAACACGAGATATACATGATGAATAAAGTGTTAGAAAACATGCTTGGAAAGTCTGTTGAGCAGAGATTTGAAGAGATTGAAGTTGAAGAGGTTAGAGCTCGACGTCCAGCTGAAATTGATGCTCAGATGAAAAATAAAGGAAAGGGTGTTGAAGGTGTTAGTGAAATTGCTGAAAGATTAAttgttccatcttctgtttctGAATTACCTATTCAGAATCCTCGTCCAATATCTGTTGTTTCCGGTATTTTTGAGGAAGATGTATTGATTGATAATGTTATTAATGATCAGGAAGTTGTTGATGAGGATaatgacgaagaggatgatgatgaagaggatgatgatgaagataaagTTGATGATGCAGATGATGTATTCTCTGCAAGTAGtcacagtgatgatgatgatgatgacaatgGTCAGGGTGGTACTAGTGTCAAAGTTACTGAAGCATCGAATGAAGAAAATGTTGATGATTTTCTTCACGATGATGTGAATGAAGAACCTGAAGGTGCAGAAGGTGAGGGGGAGAAC TACAAGTATGTTGATGAAGTTGATAACTATGATAGGGTTGAGGTTAAGGATTGTACTGATGAAGAAAGTGTGAATGAAGACACTTCAAACTTTCCAACTCTGGTTGAATTTTTCAGTCAAGGGAACGTCGATGAGTTGAGAAGAAAAGTTTCTGAATGTCTGAAAGATAAAAACTTTGATGGTACAGTGAAAAATGCTCAGAAGGAAGAAAGGAAGAAATGGTTTCGAAAGTGTAATGAACGAAAGTTTAAGCGGCCATTGAAGTATTATAAAAGAGATAGAGATGTGTCACTGTGA